The DNA region CGCTTGCCGAGGTGTGGGCCGAGCTGGAGCGCCGGGCCACCCCGGGCGATGCCGAGGTGGCCCGGCTGCGCGCGGCGCACGCAGACCTCCTCGCCGGCTGATAGCGCCTGCCGCCGACCCTGGCTCGCCCGAGCGTGCCTGGCGGTCCCAGCACTCCCCGACTGCCTGCTGGCCCCGACTCGCCCGAGCGTGCGCCGGCCCCGACTCGCCCGAGGGTGCCGGCCGGCCCGGGCTCGCCAGAGGGTGCCTGCCGGTCCGCAGCCTGCCCGAATCTGCCGGCCGCAGCTCGCCCGGTGTCTGCTGGTCACCCGGTGGCGACCCTCGGCCACAATAGACTTTCGCGATGGCGGTAGTCGGGGGTGACGATGAGTGAATCCGAAGGACCGGTCGGCGATCCGCTGCCGCAGCGCCCCGCCCAGCCCGCCGAGCCCGCTCAGCCCGGCGAACCAGTCGGGCCCGCCGCCGCGAACCGCACCCGGTGGCTGCGCCTCGGCGCGCTGATCGTGCTGCTGGTGGTGGCCGCGGTCACGGTGGTGCGGGTGGTCAGCGCGACCGCCCCACCCAGCCGGGAGCAGTTGCGGGAACGCGCCGAACTCACCGGCAAACAGGAGCTGCTGATCGGGGTCAAGGACGATCAGCCGGGAGTCTCGCAACAGTTGGAGACCGGTGCCTTCGTCGGCTTCGACATCGAGATCGCGTACATGATCGCCGAGGATCTGGGCTTCGAGGCGTCACGGGTGCGGTTCCTGCCCATCGAGAGCGAGGACCGGGCCCGTCGACAGGCCCGCGACGGGAATCGGTACGTCACGGTCGATCTGGTGATCGCCTCGTACAGCATCACGGAGGAGCGTCGGCGTCAGGGTGTGATCTTCTCCGCGCCGTACCTGCAGACCGAGCAGTCCGTGGTCACCCGGGCGGACAGTGATCTGCGGCCGACCACCTTCGCCGACCTGGCAGGCCGCACGGTCTGCACCTTGGCGACCTCCACGGCGGAGCAGAACCTGGCCGCGGCAGGCGCTCGGGCGCACGGGCGTAACCGGATCAGCGACTGCATCCGGGAACTGCACGACGGCGAGATCGACGCGGTCACCACGGACGCGGCGATCCTGGCCGGATTCGTGGCTCCGCCGGCCGTCGAAGCGGCGCCCCCGAAGGTCAAGATAGAGAACCCCAAGCCGTTGCGTCACTTCGACATCGGCGCCTCCGGTGACGAGTTGTGGGGGGTCAACACCGGGCCCAACCCGGCCGTGCGTGACCTGGTCAATCTCTCCTTGGAGCAGGCGCGTACCGGCCGCAACGGCAAGCGGTGGCGGACCGCCTTCGACCGCTATTTCGGCTACGCCCAGCAGTACAGCGTCGAGCAGCAGGTTGCCGTCGACCGGCAGCCGCCGCCCGGCCCGGGGGACAAGGTGGAGGTGCGGCAGTGGCCATGGGAGAGGTTCGCCTGGCGGCACCCGAGCCCAGCCCGACCGGGCCCGGCATTCGTCGCCGCCCGGGGGCGCGCCAGACCCAACAGTGGCTGCTGACCCTGCTGCCGGCCTTCCCGGTACTGCTGCTGGTACTGCGGTTGTGGCGGCTCAGCCGGCAGGACATGTCGACGATGCTGCTGCTGGTGCAGTACGTCAGCCCGCTCGGGTTGCTCAGCGCGCTGCTCATCGCCCTGGTCTGGGCGGTGCCCCTGGTGGTGCTGCTGCCGGTCGTGCTCGGCCGACTGTTGCAGGTCAGCGCCCCGGACCGGTTCGATCCGGAACGCTCACTGCTGGCCTACATCGCCGTGCGTACCCCCGGTTGGGTGCCGGTGGTCGCCGCCGCCCTGGCCGCTCTCACCTGGCAACTGCGGTTCCTGCCGGGCCTGGTGATGCTGCTGGTGTGGCTGGTCGCCCTGCACACCCGCAGCCGGTACCCCGACCGGCCGCGGCTGCTGCTGGTCACCGGCCTGATTCTGCCGGTCGTCGTCGCGGCGGCCAGCTACGCCTGGCTGGCACCGGCCATCCGGTCGGCGGTCGGGCACGGGGAGTTGGCCACCGCCCTGCTGCTGGCCCTGCCGCCCGCCGGGGCCCTGGTGCTGACCGGCCCGGTGCCGGCGCGGATGGCACCGACCGTGACCCGGATGGTGATCTACGCGGTCGGGGTGCTGATGCCGCTGTTGACCGGCACGGTGTTCCTGCGTGTGCCGTTGCTGCCGGCGGTGGCCGTCGAGGTCGGCGCGCCGCACACCCAGGAGGTGGTGCTGGGCGAGGCGGTGACCGTCACCGACCGGATGACGATCGTGTTGAGCCGTACCGGGGAGATCCGCTTCCTGCCCAATGACGAGGTGCGGGCGCAGGTGCTCTGTCCGGACGCCGGTCGGGTGCCGAGCAGCCGGGTGGCCGTGGCCGGATGGCCGGTGGAGGACACCGCCCTGGAATGGCTCATGCCGCGCCGACCGGTGGGCGCACCGGACTCCCGCTGCACCGGCCTGGTGCCGTTGCCGACACCTTCCCCGTCAGCCGGGTCGTGACCGCCCCTTGAGGCGCCGGCCCAGCTCGCGGGCGATCTCCCGGTCGGCGTCGCGGGCGGCCAGCGCCTGACGCTTGTCGTACGACTTACGGCCCTTGGCCAC from Micromonospora sp. NBC_01739 includes:
- a CDS encoding transporter substrate-binding domain-containing protein; this encodes MSESEGPVGDPLPQRPAQPAEPAQPGEPVGPAAANRTRWLRLGALIVLLVVAAVTVVRVVSATAPPSREQLRERAELTGKQELLIGVKDDQPGVSQQLETGAFVGFDIEIAYMIAEDLGFEASRVRFLPIESEDRARRQARDGNRYVTVDLVIASYSITEERRRQGVIFSAPYLQTEQSVVTRADSDLRPTTFADLAGRTVCTLATSTAEQNLAAAGARAHGRNRISDCIRELHDGEIDAVTTDAAILAGFVAPPAVEAAPPKVKIENPKPLRHFDIGASGDELWGVNTGPNPAVRDLVNLSLEQARTGRNGKRWRTAFDRYFGYAQQYSVEQQVAVDRQPPPGPGDKVEVRQWPWERFAWRHPSPARPGPAFVAARGRARPNSGC